In the genome of Desulfovermiculus halophilus DSM 18834, the window AGCCGCCGAAGATGACTCCCATGCCCTCGGCTCCGGATTGCATCAGGACCAGGGTGACCAGGGAAATGCAGGCTATGACATGTATGGTAAGGATAAGGGTGTTCACAGACAAACTCCGAACTATGCCGATAAGGTTATTGGGCCGTGCCCATGGCAATCTGGGCCATGCTCTCTGCCTCCAAGCCAGCACCACCTACCAGGACTCCGTTTACATTGTCAATACCTATGATCTGAGCGATATTGTCCGGCTTGACGGATCCGCCGTAGAGGATGGGCACCGACTGCCCGGACTGCGGCAGGAGGGTGGTCAGCTCTTTGCGGACATAGGCGTGGGCCTGGGCTATATCTTCCGGCTGGGCGACCTTTCCGGTGCCGATGGCCCATACCGGTTCGTAGGCAATGAGCAGCCTGGACTCCAGATTGGAGAGTTGCAGCCCGGACAGGGCGGTGGACAGCTGATCGTGCAGCACGGTTTCCAGCTGTCCGCTGTCCCGCTGCTGAAGGGTTTCCCCGATGCACAGGATCATGCGCAGGCCCTTGTCCAGCCCGAAGCGAACCTTTTGGGCCACGAACTCATTGTCTTCGCCCAGGACATGCCTGCGCTCGGAATGACCGGCCAAAGCCAGGGAGCAGCCGTGGTCCAGGAGCATGTCCGGTCCGATTTCTCCGGTAAATGCCCCTTGATCGGCAGGGTAGAAGTTCTGGGCTCCCAGGACGAAGCCGGGGGCGGAGGTCAGGGCCTGGGATACGGCATGCAGGGCGGTAAAAGGGGGAATGAGGACCACTTCCCGGTCCTGGGGCAGATTGGAGCCCAGAATACGGACCAGCTCAGCGGCTGTTTCTCCGGCCTGGGACTGGGTTTTGTGCATTTTCCAGTTGGCGGCCATGCAGAGCTTCATAGAGAGGCGACCTCCTGTAAGACGTGGGTGGGTAGGGGATGGTGAACGGTGAATAGTGAACGGTGAACGGGAAGAGGGAGAGAGAAGAACCCTCCCCTGCCCCCTCCCTGGTGAGGGAGGGGAACTCAGAAGAAGAAAATCCCTAGTGCCGAACGGGTAACTCAGAAGAAGAACGTCCTTGGTGCCGGACAGGGAGCTCAGAGGAAAACCGTCTTTCTCACATCTTCCTGTATTTATTCTTCCTGTTCACCGTTCACCATTCACTATCTGCCAGTTCACGGATCACCGTTCATGAATCACTGTCTGCTGTTCACCGTTCAATGTTCACAGTTCTCCGTTCACTGTGCAAGCTAAAGCCCCAGGGCCTGGATTCCGGGCAGCTTTTTGCCTTCCAAAAACTCCAGGAAGGATCCTCCGCCGGTGGAGATAAAGCTCATGGAATCCACAAGCCCGCAGGT includes:
- the tpiA gene encoding triose-phosphate isomerase, whose translation is MKLCMAANWKMHKTQSQAGETAAELVRILGSNLPQDREVVLIPPFTALHAVSQALTSAPGFVLGAQNFYPADQGAFTGEIGPDMLLDHGCSLALAGHSERRHVLGEDNEFVAQKVRFGLDKGLRMILCIGETLQQRDSGQLETVLHDQLSTALSGLQLSNLESRLLIAYEPVWAIGTGKVAQPEDIAQAHAYVRKELTTLLPQSGQSVPILYGGSVKPDNIAQIIGIDNVNGVLVGGAGLEAESMAQIAMGTAQ